In Paenibacillus algicola, a genomic segment contains:
- the sigY gene encoding RNA polymerase sigma factor SigY has protein sequence MKRQDAEVIERARQGDPAAMAELFQQHYSFLHKYLLKISMNSTLAEDIAQDTVLRCMEHLHRYNGTSSFSSWMITIGTRIYLDKMRRRKRERAWFLKEKEQGLRKLKWQLESGGDAWNEMLESLSALSDDHRIAILLKHYYGYSYDEIGEMLGIPAGTVKSRASYGIQSLRKELKRHV, from the coding sequence ATGAAGAGGCAAGACGCTGAGGTGATTGAACGGGCCCGGCAGGGGGATCCAGCAGCGATGGCGGAGCTGTTTCAGCAGCATTACTCTTTTCTGCATAAATATCTGCTGAAGATTTCCATGAATTCCACACTGGCAGAGGATATTGCGCAGGATACCGTCCTTCGCTGCATGGAGCACCTGCACCGTTATAATGGAACCTCTTCTTTTTCCTCCTGGATGATCACGATTGGAACGCGTATCTATTTGGACAAGATGAGGCGAAGGAAGCGGGAGCGTGCCTGGTTTCTGAAAGAGAAGGAGCAGGGCCTCCGCAAGCTGAAATGGCAGCTGGAGAGCGGGGGCGATGCATGGAATGAAATGCTGGAATCCTTATCGGCGCTGTCAGACGACCACCGGATTGCCATTTTGCTTAAGCATTACTATGGCTATTCCTATGATGAGATCGGGGAAATGCTGGGCATTCCGGCTGGCACGGTGAAATCCAGAGCCTCGTATGGAATCCAATCACTGCGAAAGGAGCTGAAGAGACATGTCTGA
- a CDS encoding MBL fold metallo-hydrolase — protein sequence MMLNITSFNLGPLQTNAYMLTGENPRQAVIIDPGMNPGPLLKVIQDIEVEAILLTHAHFDHMGGVDELRKLKGCPVYLHDLEQEWLESPKLNGSLRWPQVTGPLSTEPAEYGLDEGQRLSLIGHTFTVHHTPGHSPGSVSFLCGQHLFSGDVLFKLGVGRTDLPGGRERDLLNSIQHTLFTFPDDTIVYPGHGPRTSIGYEKERNPYVR from the coding sequence ATAATGCTGAATATTACTTCTTTTAATCTGGGGCCTCTGCAGACGAATGCTTATATGCTAACCGGTGAGAATCCACGCCAGGCCGTAATTATTGACCCGGGAATGAATCCGGGACCGCTGCTGAAAGTCATCCAGGACATTGAGGTTGAGGCAATCTTGCTGACGCATGCTCACTTTGACCATATGGGCGGCGTCGATGAGCTCCGCAAGCTGAAGGGCTGTCCGGTATATCTTCATGATCTGGAGCAGGAGTGGCTGGAATCGCCCAAGCTCAACGGGTCCCTGAGATGGCCGCAGGTCACAGGTCCGCTTAGCACGGAGCCCGCAGAATACGGGCTGGATGAGGGCCAGCGTCTATCGCTCATCGGACACACCTTCACCGTGCATCATACGCCGGGGCACTCGCCGGGCAGTGTCAGCTTCCTGTGCGGGCAGCATCTCTTCTCCGGAGATGTGCTGTTCAAGCTGGGCGTTGGACGCACAGATCTGCCGGGCGGACGGGAGCGCGATCTGCTGAACTCCATTCAGCACACCCTGTTCACATTTCCCGACGACACGATTGTGTACCCTGGACATGGTCCTCGAACCAGCATCGGCTACGAAAAAGAACGAAACCCGTATGTCAGATGA
- a CDS encoding thioredoxin family protein → MAVNVAHKLGTGITPRQFMDSMEKNKEAFQSNYDAFEWSSDEDREFFESLKGKDVRVLILAADWCGDVLRNVPAIFRALEAAEVTTEVLVMEQHLETMDQFLTFGGRSIPVVLMVDSGGNVLRQWGPRPAHVQKHMAAFKQDNPDREAPDYQEKLLQTRKSIQQAYGEQHESAAAVIGELRQQLAGIAQG, encoded by the coding sequence ATGGCCGTTAATGTAGCGCATAAATTGGGCACCGGCATTACGCCGAGACAATTTATGGACAGCATGGAGAAGAACAAAGAGGCTTTTCAAAGCAATTACGATGCCTTTGAATGGAGCTCGGATGAGGATCGTGAATTTTTCGAGAGCCTGAAGGGCAAGGATGTGCGGGTGCTTATACTGGCAGCAGACTGGTGCGGAGATGTTTTGCGTAATGTGCCGGCCATTTTCCGAGCGCTGGAGGCTGCTGAAGTGACCACCGAGGTGCTTGTGATGGAGCAGCATCTGGAGACGATGGATCAGTTCCTCACGTTTGGCGGACGCTCGATTCCCGTCGTCCTTATGGTGGATTCCGGCGGGAACGTGCTCCGTCAGTGGGGACCGCGACCTGCCCATGTCCAGAAGCATATGGCTGCATTCAAGCAGGACAACCCGGACCGCGAAGCACCGGATTATCAGGAGAAGCTGCTGCAGACCCGCAAGAGCATTCAGCAGGCCTACGGAGAGCAGCACGAATCGGCTGCGGCCGTGATCGGTGAGCTTCGGCAACAGCTTGCCGGGATTGCGCAGGGGTAA
- a CDS encoding DedA family protein codes for MDAIMNGIAGLFEWIQGLGVFGIMLGLMLEVIPSEIVLAYGGYLVSEGQISFAGAMLFGTAGGVLAQLFVYWIGRYGGRPFLERYGKYLLIHKKHIDYAEDWFSQYGTGVIFTARFVPVVRHAISIPAGISKMNLGRFTLLTTLAVIPWTALFLYLGMLLGDQWEQAHEMASPYIREFLLGALAILIIYFIIKWMKLKKGRAQHGR; via the coding sequence ATGGATGCAATCATGAATGGCATTGCCGGTCTGTTTGAATGGATTCAAGGTTTGGGCGTTTTCGGGATTATGCTGGGACTGATGCTGGAGGTAATTCCGAGCGAGATTGTACTGGCTTACGGCGGGTATCTGGTGTCCGAAGGGCAGATCAGCTTTGCGGGAGCCATGCTGTTTGGAACCGCAGGCGGGGTACTGGCCCAGCTGTTCGTTTACTGGATCGGACGCTATGGGGGAAGGCCTTTTCTGGAGCGCTACGGCAAATATCTCCTCATCCATAAAAAGCACATCGACTACGCAGAAGACTGGTTCAGCCAATATGGCACCGGCGTCATTTTCACCGCCCGCTTTGTGCCCGTGGTCCGGCATGCCATTTCGATTCCTGCAGGCATCTCCAAAATGAACCTCGGACGCTTTACCCTCCTCACCACCCTGGCAGTCATACCCTGGACCGCCCTATTTCTCTATTTGGGGATGCTGCTTGGAGATCAGTGGGAGCAAGCTCATGAAATGGCCTCTCCGTACATCCGGGAATTCCTGCTCGGCGCTTTGGCAATCCTCATCATTTACTTTATAATCAAATGGATGAAGCTGAAAAAAGGGAGGGCGCAGCATGGCCGTTAA
- a CDS encoding O-antigen ligase family protein — protein sequence MVTGILGILLLTMLGMGCLQTGLFFDHEMYGVAAVTGGLCLAASAVLAVRPAAEGSKVLAAGDEAGLAAGQAAIRNHPSTVIMRSAVMPLLLLSIMMTAAYGFHLISGPVSVQGTQREMTHWSLCAAAGLTAWRLSRTEGGRSWLRLAWHGTGAVLCGSALLAVYGVLELPDAILRTADPAISAAGARLGGLLQYPNTFGAVMAAFLLERLFALPGALQRRTGLGREAAALLPLLPYAAALLLTESRGAWLAAALAAAAGLAAERRGAALLLAAAAAPFAGAALLYRQLAEAQLAPAVLPGLLWLAGLWAGGSIAGRWLACGLLRSQPAGAAPPRAHLAPPRVRLASSRAHLAPPRVRLASSRVRLAPPRAHLAPPRARLALLASLLLYAVAAVAIGSQIHTRLDPQGGTMASRLFMYRDAWQLFQQSPWFGQGGDTWRTYSFLQSQPYAAAEVHSGYLDWLLNLGLISAAGVALLLWTLCRAVSVSRQAAQWTPLLALLIHSAVDFDWSYGLVWLIIILLAANGETSRPSAAQASPDPRSRPPR from the coding sequence ATGGTCACTGGCATACTGGGTATCCTGCTGCTGACAATGCTGGGGATGGGGTGTCTGCAGACGGGGCTGTTTTTTGATCATGAGATGTACGGGGTGGCTGCTGTAACTGGAGGCTTGTGTCTGGCTGCAAGCGCGGTGCTGGCGGTGAGACCGGCGGCAGAAGGGAGTAAAGTGCTGGCCGCTGGAGATGAGGCGGGGCTCGCCGCAGGTCAGGCTGCTATAAGGAATCATCCTTCCACTGTCATCATGCGGTCTGCTGTGATGCCGTTGCTGCTGCTCAGCATAATGATGACAGCTGCATACGGCTTTCATCTGATCAGTGGCCCGGTTTCGGTGCAGGGCACCCAGCGTGAAATGACTCACTGGAGTCTGTGCGCTGCGGCAGGCCTAACGGCTTGGCGATTGAGCCGCACGGAGGGAGGGCGAAGCTGGCTGCGGCTGGCTTGGCACGGTACGGGAGCTGTGCTATGCGGAAGCGCACTGCTTGCCGTGTATGGGGTGCTGGAGCTGCCGGACGCTATTCTGCGGACGGCAGACCCTGCCATTAGCGCTGCAGGCGCGAGGCTCGGCGGCCTCCTTCAGTACCCGAACACGTTCGGGGCCGTGATGGCCGCCTTTTTGCTGGAGCGCCTGTTTGCGCTCCCCGGTGCGCTGCAGCGCCGCACCGGCTTGGGGCGTGAAGCGGCTGCCTTGCTGCCGCTTCTGCCCTACGCCGCCGCGCTGCTCCTGACGGAGTCGCGCGGCGCCTGGCTTGCGGCCGCCCTGGCAGCGGCGGCCGGTCTTGCCGCGGAGCGGCGCGGTGCCGCGCTGCTCCTGGCGGCGGCAGCCGCGCCATTCGCGGGCGCGGCGCTGCTCTATCGCCAGCTGGCCGAGGCGCAGCTGGCTCCTGCGGTGCTGCCCGGCCTGCTATGGCTGGCCGGGCTGTGGGCCGGCGGGAGCATTGCCGGCCGGTGGCTGGCCTGCGGGCTGCTTCGCAGCCAGCCCGCAGGCGCCGCGCCGCCCCGCGCCCACCTCGCGCCGCCTCGCGTCCGCCTCGCGTCATCCCGCGCCCACCTCGCGCCGCCCCGCGTCCGCCTCGCGTCGTCCCGCGTCCGCCTCGCGCCGCCCCGCGCCCACCTCGCGCCGCCCCGCGCCCGCCTCGCGCTGCTTGCATCCTTGCTGCTATACGCCGTTGCGGCTGTGGCAATAGGGTCGCAGATCCATACCCGGCTGGATCCACAAGGGGGGACGATGGCATCACGGCTGTTCATGTACCGTGATGCCTGGCAGCTGTTCCAGCAGTCCCCTTGGTTCGGGCAGGGCGGGGATACGTGGAGAACGTACAGCTTCTTACAGAGCCAGCCTTATGCGGCTGCCGAGGTTCATAGCGGTTACCTGGACTGGCTGCTCAATCTGGGCCTGATCTCTGCAGCAGGCGTTGCTCTTCTGCTCTGGACCTTATGCAGGGCAGTCAGCGTAAGCAGGCAGGCGGCACAATGGACCCCGCTGCTTGCGCTCTTGATTCACAGCGCGGTTGATTTCGATTGGAGCTATGGCTTGGTCTGGCTCATCATCATTCTGCTTGCCGCTAACGGTGAAACAAGCCGCCCTTCCGCCGCGCAAGCTTCTCCTGACCCGCGCTCCCGGCCGCCCCGCTAA
- a CDS encoding class I SAM-dependent methyltransferase has protein sequence MMEEASLITGTLSQLRKREGAAYNKVTIKPVELKGQLHYQFAYYTATQVNHQNVLPDEAAGVLTSLVEEVFRQALFCTAEADYQVLISKKFKVSILTKSPTKSKNDLMLAHNRKKAYILEEGTPVPFLIELGIMNEEGKVFAKKYDKFKQINRFLEMVEDVLPHLPQDRALTIVDFGCGKSYLTFALYHYLAVKARRTLHVVGLDLKADVIEHCSLLAKRLEYGNLRFLVGDIADYDELDQVDMVVTLHACDTATDAALEKAVRWDASVILSVPCCQHELFSQIESPVLEPLLSHGILKERFSALATDGIRAKLLDLMGYKSQLLEFIDMEHTPKNILIRAVKGNAGDRVRLWSEYTAFRDFLQASPYLERACRDLLPQE, from the coding sequence ATGATGGAGGAGGCCTCCCTCATTACCGGTACCTTGAGTCAGCTCCGCAAGCGTGAAGGAGCCGCCTATAACAAAGTCACTATAAAGCCTGTAGAGCTAAAGGGGCAATTACACTATCAGTTCGCTTACTATACAGCAACACAGGTCAATCACCAGAATGTACTGCCGGACGAAGCTGCCGGCGTGCTCACCTCTCTCGTAGAGGAGGTTTTCCGCCAGGCCTTGTTCTGCACTGCAGAAGCCGATTATCAGGTGCTGATCTCCAAGAAGTTCAAGGTCTCGATTTTAACCAAATCGCCGACCAAGTCCAAGAATGACTTGATGCTCGCCCATAACCGCAAGAAAGCTTACATTTTGGAGGAAGGGACGCCGGTGCCTTTCTTGATTGAGCTGGGGATCATGAATGAGGAAGGCAAGGTCTTTGCCAAAAAATACGATAAGTTCAAGCAGATCAACCGATTTCTGGAGATGGTGGAGGATGTCCTCCCTCATTTGCCCCAGGACCGCGCGCTTACAATTGTGGATTTCGGCTGCGGGAAATCGTATCTGACCTTTGCGCTATATCACTATTTGGCGGTAAAAGCTCGAAGAACGCTGCATGTTGTCGGACTCGATCTGAAGGCGGATGTCATCGAACACTGCAGTTTGCTGGCGAAAAGACTGGAATACGGGAATTTGCGGTTTCTTGTCGGGGACATTGCCGATTATGACGAATTGGATCAGGTCGATATGGTGGTTACGCTGCATGCCTGTGACACTGCAACGGATGCAGCCCTGGAAAAGGCTGTTCGGTGGGATGCCTCGGTCATTCTGTCCGTCCCTTGCTGTCAGCACGAGCTGTTCAGCCAGATCGAAAGCCCGGTGCTGGAGCCGCTGCTGTCGCACGGGATTTTGAAGGAGCGCTTCTCCGCGCTGGCGACAGACGGGATTCGGGCCAAGCTGCTGGATCTGATGGGCTACAAAAGCCAGCTGCTGGAGTTTATTGATATGGAGCATACCCCGAAAAATATCCTGATCCGCGCTGTAAAAGGCAATGCCGGCGACCGTGTAAGGCTGTGGAGTGAATATACAGCTTTTCGGGATTTCCTGCAGGCATCGCCTTATCTGGAACGTGCCTGTCGGGATTTGCTGCCGCAGGAGTAG
- a CDS encoding alpha/beta fold hydrolase encodes MEKVICNGKTICYLEQGQGEPVILLHGFCGSSSYWEPVLPQLHGYRFIVPDLRGHGKSDAPMGPYTIEQMADDVLMLMDELEVPKAVLLGHSLGGYITLSFAQRHSERLNGFGLIHSTGYSDSDEAKEKRLKAVSTIQGAGITDFIDSLIPGLFAPGNREIQTGSIQKAKEIGYQTPPQGAVGAALAMRERPDRRDVLSATTLPVLLVAGEKDELIPEERVFTTDHPNVTQAVISGAGHMSMMEAPQELARTMDSFLSSVFSS; translated from the coding sequence TTGGAAAAAGTAATTTGTAACGGTAAAACGATTTGTTATCTGGAGCAAGGACAGGGTGAGCCGGTCATTTTACTTCACGGCTTCTGCGGAAGCTCTTCTTATTGGGAACCTGTGCTGCCTCAATTGCACGGCTATCGGTTCATTGTCCCTGACCTTCGGGGTCATGGGAAGAGCGATGCACCGATGGGGCCGTATACCATAGAACAAATGGCGGATGATGTATTGATGCTGATGGATGAGCTGGAGGTGCCAAAGGCCGTATTGCTTGGACATTCATTGGGCGGATATATTACATTGTCCTTTGCCCAGCGTCATAGCGAACGCCTGAATGGCTTCGGGCTTATTCACTCCACCGGCTACAGTGATTCGGATGAAGCGAAGGAAAAGCGTCTGAAAGCTGTGAGTACGATTCAAGGTGCAGGGATTACAGATTTTATCGACAGCCTGATTCCGGGGCTGTTTGCTCCGGGTAACCGGGAGATCCAAACAGGCTCCATCCAGAAGGCCAAGGAGATCGGGTATCAAACCCCTCCACAGGGTGCGGTGGGAGCCGCGCTGGCGATGCGGGAGCGTCCGGACCGTCGTGACGTGCTGTCTGCAACCACATTACCTGTGCTGCTGGTAGCCGGTGAGAAGGATGAGCTCATTCCCGAAGAACGGGTGTTCACGACCGATCATCCCAATGTTACCCAGGCTGTAATCTCAGGAGCCGGCCACATGAGCATGATGGAAGCACCGCAGGAGCTGGCCCGCACGATGGACTCCTTCCTGTCCTCTGTGTTTTCATCTTAA
- the yyaC gene encoding spore protease YyaC, giving the protein MNRETEPKGQGIYTRKARLAGEELPLFFAAIAREVSADHLTLVCIGTDRSTGDALGPLTGSRLAAHGFPHVIGTLPDPCDAQSIEEKLGSIPEHHTIVAIDACLGQRASVGSFLAGQGPLSPAESVGLSLPRVGHYSIAAVVNEKGPKPYWTLQSTSLHRVMDMASRIADAAASAFRLIP; this is encoded by the coding sequence ATGAACAGGGAAACAGAGCCTAAGGGGCAGGGGATATACACCAGAAAGGCCAGACTTGCGGGGGAAGAGCTTCCACTATTTTTTGCTGCGATTGCCAGGGAAGTATCTGCAGATCACCTGACCTTGGTCTGTATTGGAACAGACCGCTCTACCGGTGACGCACTGGGTCCACTGACAGGAAGCCGCTTGGCGGCGCATGGCTTCCCCCATGTCATCGGCACGCTGCCGGATCCTTGTGATGCGCAGAGTATCGAGGAGAAGCTTGGCTCCATCCCAGAACATCATACGATCGTGGCGATTGATGCTTGTCTGGGACAGCGTGCCTCAGTCGGCAGCTTTCTCGCAGGCCAAGGTCCGCTTAGCCCGGCAGAATCCGTAGGCCTTTCTTTACCCCGTGTCGGTCACTACAGCATCGCTGCAGTCGTGAATGAAAAGGGCCCAAAGCCGTATTGGACCTTACAGTCGACCTCTCTTCACAGGGTCATGGATATGGCGTCCCGGATTGCGGATGCAGCAGCATCGGCCTTTAGGCTTATTCCTTGA